The following proteins are encoded in a genomic region of Vidua macroura isolate BioBank_ID:100142 chromosome 10, ASM2450914v1, whole genome shotgun sequence:
- the POLR2H gene encoding DNA-directed RNA polymerases I, II, and III subunit RPABC3, with amino-acid sequence MAGILFEDIFDVKDIDPEGKKFDRVSRLHCESESFKMDLILDVNIQIYPVDLGDKFRLVIASTLYEDGTLDDGEYNPTDDRPSRADQFEYVMYGKVYRIEGDETSTEAATRLSAYVSYGGLLMRLQGDANNLHGFEVDSRVYLLMKKLAF; translated from the exons ATGGCCGGGATTCTCTTCGAGGACATCTTCGACGTGAAAGACATCGACCCAGAGGGCAAGAAGTTCGACCGCG tgtcgCGCCTGCACTGCGAGAGCGAGTCCTTCAAGATGGATCTCATCCTGGACGTGAACATCCAGATCTATCCCGTGGATCTCG GGGACAAATTCCGCCTGGTCATCGCCAGCACCTTGTATGAGGACGGCACCCTGGACGATGGCGAGTACAACCCCACGGATGACCGGCCGTCCAG GGCAGACCAGTTTGAGTACGTGATGTATGGCAAGGTGTACCGGATCGAGGGGGACGAGACCTCCACGGAGGCGGCCACGCGCCT CTCTGCCTATGTGTCCTACGGGGGGCTGCTCATGCGGCTGCAGGGAGACGCAAACAACCTGCACGGGTTTGAGGTGGACTCTCGCGTTTACCTGCTGATGAAGAAGTTGGCCTTCTAG
- the THPO gene encoding thrombopoietin: MQGRSPQPSMELNRLLLLTSFLLHVKEDRASPTRLVCDNRLIQKYIVEAKDMEKRVGQCQALPALRCPAVLPLVDFTFLQWKSKSNETKRREILCDLALLVGAAAGAQGQVSDVCGARQLSQLHRHANSFFLLLQTFSWEAGHWEPSCSPHSVEQTHISSIFLTYRQLVQGKLRFFFSDLAKVLCKQGQGDSRDPPCGAR, encoded by the exons GACTGCTCCTCCTCACATCCTTCCTCCTGCACGTGAAAGAGGACCGTGCCAGCCCGACACGGCTGGTCTGTGACAACAGGCTTATCCAGAAGTACATCGTGGAGGCCAAGGACATGGAAAAGAGAGTG GGCCAGTGCCAGGCCCTGCCTGCACTCAGgtgccctgcagtgctgcccttGGTGGACTTCACTTTCCTGCAGTGGAAATCCAAATCg AACGAGACCAAGCGGCGGGAGATCCTGTGTGACCTGGCCCTGCTGGTgggtgctgcagcaggggccCAGGGCCAGGTGAGCGACGTGTGCGGGGCCAGGCAGCTGAGCCAGCTTCACCGACACGCCAACTCcttcttcctgctcctgcagaccTTCAGCTGGGAG GCAGGACACTGGGAGCCGAGCTGCTCCCCACACTCCGTGGAGCAGACCCACATCTCCAGCATTTTCCTCACCTACCGGCAGCTGGTACAGGGCAAGCTGCGCTTCTTCTTCTCTGACCTGGCCAAGGTCTTGTGCAAGCAaggacagggggacagcagAGACCCTCCATGCGGGGCCCGGTGA